In the Periophthalmus magnuspinnatus isolate fPerMag1 chromosome 4, fPerMag1.2.pri, whole genome shotgun sequence genome, one interval contains:
- the LOC117370327 gene encoding LOW QUALITY PROTEIN: tyrosine-protein kinase ZAP-70-like (The sequence of the model RefSeq protein was modified relative to this genomic sequence to represent the inferred CDS: deleted 2 bases in 2 codons): MSIDPAAELPFFYGSISRFDAEQHLKLAGMSDGLFLLRQCLRSLGGYVLSLVWNLSFHHYPIEKQLNGTYCIVGGKAHCGPAELCEFYSKDPDGLVCTLKKPCLRPPETPIKLGVFDSLRDNMLREYVRQTWNLEGEEMEQAIISQAPNLERLIATTAHERMSWYHGKITRQEGERRLYSGAQPDGKFLVRDREEVGTFALSMMYGKTVYHYQVLEDKSGKYSMPEGTKFDTIWQLVEYLKLKPDGLVTCLGEACSNGRSDAKTPSLPQTRQRAVPNGYVPPPTADEVDRDPLPMDDSAYHNPHELKKFNIKRSKLVLDEVELGSGNFGCVKKGVFKTDKGQIDVAIKVLKSDNDKMVKNEMMREAEIMYQLSNPYIVRMLGLCEGENLMLVMEMAAAGPLNKYLQNNRDSVSVENIVNLMHQVSVGMKYLEEKNFVHRDLAARNVLLVKPHYAKISDFGLSKALNADESYYKSRSGGKWPLKWYAPECLSHRKFSSKSDVWSFGITMWEAFSYGGKPYKKLKNQDVQDFLKSGQRLERPAVCPEKMYSLMLECWTIELDKRPDFKKVEESMRSFHFSISKRPQSGEAAAKTN; this comes from the exons ATGTCCATCGACCCCGCGGCCGAGCTGCCCTTCTTCTACGGCAGCATCAGTCGCTTTGATGCGGAGCAGCACCTGAAGTTAGCCGGGATGAGCGACGGTCTGTTCCTCCTACGTCAGTGTCTGCGCAGTCTGGGCGGCTACGTCCTGTCTCTGGTGTGGAATCTGAGCTTCCACCACTACCCCATCGAGAAGCAGCTCAATGGGACCTATTGCATTGTGGGAG GTAAGGCGCACTGTGGTCCTGCAGAGCTGTGTGAGTTTTACAGTAAAGATCCAGATGGTCTGGTGTGTACCCTGAAGAAGCCCTGCCTGCGCCCCCCCGAGACCCCCATCAAACTGGGGGTGTTCGACAGTCTCCGTGACAACATGCTCCGCGAGTACGTGAGGCAGACCTGGAACCTGGAG GGCGAGGAGATGGAGCAGGCCATTATCAGTCAGGCCCCAAACCTGGAGAGACTCATCGCCACCACGGCCCACGAGAGGATGTCCTGGTACCACGGCAAGATCAccagacaggagggagagaggaggctgtACTCCGGAGCGCAGCCTGATGGGAAATTTCT agtAAGAGACAGGGAAGAGGTCGGGACATTTGCACTTTCGATGATGTATGGGAAAACTGTGTACCACTATCAGGTCCTGGAGGATAAATCTGGGAAGTACTCAATGCCAGAGGGAACCAAGTTTGACACCATCTGGCAG CTGGTTGAATATTTGAAATTGAAACCCGATGGCCTGGTAACTTGTTTGGGAGAGGCTTGTTCCAATGGCAGATCTGATGCAA AGACCCCAAGTCTCCCGCAAACA AGGCAGAGAGCAGTTCCAAATGGATATGTACCGCCCCCTACAG CTGATGAGGTAGATCGAGACCCCCTGCCCATGGACGACAGCGCGTACCACAACCCCCACGAGCTCAAGAAGTTCAACATCAAGAGGTCCAAACTGGTCCTGGACGAGGTGGAGCTGGGGTCTGGAAACTTCGGCTGCGTCAAGAAAGGAGTCTTCAAAACAGACAA ggGTCAGATCGACGTGGCCATCAAAGTGCTGAAGAGTGACAACGACAAAATGGTGAAGAACGAGATGATGCGAGAGGCAGAGATCATGTACCAGCTGAGTAACCCCTACATCGTCCGTATGCTGGGCCTGTGCGAAGGAGAAAACCTCATGTTAGTCATGGAAATGGCCGCCGCTGGACCCCTCAACAAATACCTTCAAAATAACAG AGACAGTGTGTCGGTAGAGAACATAGTAAACCTTATGCATCAGGTGTCTGTGGGGATGAAGTATCTGGAGGAGAAGAACTTTGTG CACAGAGACCTCGCCGCT CGAAACGTCCTGCTGGTCAAACCTCACTACGCCAAGATCAGCGACTTTGGCCTGTCCAAGGCTCTCAACGCAGACGAGAGCTACTACAAG TCTCGCAGTGGAGGAAAATGGCCTCTGAAGTGGTACGCCCCTGAGTGTTTAAGCCACCGCAAGTTCTCCAGTAAAAGTGACGTGTGGAGCTTTGGCATCACCATGTGGGAGGCCTTTTCTTATGGAGGAAAACCGTATAAG AAACTGAAAAACCAGGACGTGCAGGACTTCCTTAAAAGTGGTCAGAGATTGGAGCGTCCAGCTGTCTGTCCAGAGAAGATGTACTCACTGATGTTGGAGTGCTGGACCATAGA